The Vigna unguiculata cultivar IT97K-499-35 chromosome 6, ASM411807v1, whole genome shotgun sequence genome contains a region encoding:
- the LOC114188270 gene encoding B2 protein-like, whose protein sequence is MDNNNDFWKFSDQLRLESGLANLSLNDFSIWSNSYSSKRPDQRRNFDVSSTDLINNNNNNNSSKSHDFNDGWNITNSNGTLFSVPQNNNNLGLGGFNKGGIYSNNNTTSSYPNLNNNTLGGFNKGIYSNTPSSPYLNLNLNSNNNNHHLNTNLKGYKTFFKAEDQFHTPKTSKKNNNNTTNKKHGDNNTNNDATKTASEKKFKTLPPAESLPKNETIGGYIFVCNNDTMAENLKRQLFGLPPRYRDSVRTITPGLPLFLYNYSTHQLHGIFEAAGFGGTNIDPVAWEDKKCPGESRFPAQVQVITRKVCEPLEEDSFRPILHHYDGPKFRLELSVPEALSLLDIFADQNSFDDIFKAIPA, encoded by the exons ATGGACAACAACAATGACTTCTGGAAATTCAGTGACCAGTTGAGGCTTGAATCTGGTTTGGCCAATCTCTCTCTCAATGATTTTTCCATTTGGAGCAACAGCTACAGCTCCAAGAGGCCTGATCAGAGGAGGAACTTTGATGTCAGTTCCACTGAtctcatcaacaacaacaacaacaacaactccTCAAAGTCTCATGATTTCAATGATGGCTGGAACATAACCAATTCCAATGGAACCCTTTTCTCTGTCCCTCAAAACAACAACAATCTTGGACTTGGAGGCTTCAACAAGGGAGGAATCTATTCAAACAACAACACCACCTCCTCTTATCCTAACCTTAACAACAACACTCTTGGAGGCTTCAACAAGGGAATCTATTCCAACACGCCATCCTCCCCTTATCTTAATCTTAACCttaacagcaacaacaacaaccaccaTCTCAACACCAATCTCAAGGGCTACAAGACATTCTTTAAGGCTGAAGATCAGTTCCACACACCCAAAACTTccaagaagaacaacaacaacaccaccAACAAAAAGCATGGGGACAACAACACTAATAACGATGCCACCAAGACTGCTTCtgagaaaaaattcaaaacactGCCACCAGCAGAGTCTCTGCCTAAGAATGAAACCATTGGAGGTTACATCTTTGTTTGCAACAACGATACCATGGCAGAGAATCTCAAAAGACAGCTCTTTG GTCTGCCTCCACGATATAGAGATTCAGTTAGAACAATAACTCCAGGGTTGCCCCTTTTTCTTTATAACTACTCCACTCACCAACTCCATGGTATCTTCGAG GCTGCAGGTTTTGGAGGAACCAATATTGATCCAGTAGCTTGGGAGGACAAGAAGTGCCCTGGTGAATCTCGTTTCCCCGCTCAG GTTCAAGTGATTACTAGGAAAGTTTGTGAGCCACTGGAGGAGGATTCCTTCAGACCAATTCTTCATCACTATGATGGTCCTAAGTTTCGTCTTGAGCTGAGTGTGCCTGAG GCACTGTCTCTCCTGGACATATTTGCAGATCAGAACAGTTTCGATGATATTTTCAAGGCCATTCCTGCATAG
- the LOC114187813 gene encoding uncharacterized protein LOC114187813: MAGGRGRRIGANNSADEIAHAIHRLVDAMQLQQVVLPQPAPRHVNMDDFMRHKPAKFNGKATPDDADAWIRECEKIFHVLGCSDEQKLAYATFLLVSDAEYWWVGMQQQMGTREEEVSWENFKKRLLEKYFPDSAKHEREAEFLTLLQGNMTVQAYVNRIREFPLLVEQAKSVEQLEMGPSRVARPQRNVVEARHQKKPYNRPQMSSPGLKCFQSRGAHLKRDCPRLARNAGNSGGGRKCFVCDQPGHFADRCPNKKTVAEPRP, translated from the exons ATGGCTGGTGGAAGAGGTAGAAGAATTGGTGCCAATAACTCAGCTGATGAAATTGCCCATGCTATTCACCGATTGGTTGACGCTATGCAGCTGCAACAGGTGGTGCTACCACAGCCTGCACCACGACATGTCAACATGGACGATTTCATGAGGCACAAACCAGCCAAATTCAATGGCAAGGCCACTCCTGATGACGCAGATGCGTGGATCAGGGAGTGCGAGAAGATATTCCATGTACTAGGCTGCTCAGATGAACAGAAGCTGGCCTATGCCACCTTTCTCTTGGTGAGTGATGCAGAATACTGGTGGGTTGGCATGCAGCAACAGATGGGAACTAGGGAGGAGGAAGTGAGCTGGGAGAATTTCAAAAAGAGGTTGTTGGAAAAGTATTTTCCAGATAGTGCTAAGCATGAGAGGGAGGCTGAGTTCTTGACCTTACTGCAGGGTAATATGACTGTGCAGGCTTACGTTAACCG GATCCGAGAATTTCCTCTCTTGGTGGAACAAGCGAAAAGTGTGGAACAATTAGAGATGGGGCCTAGTCGAGTAGCCAGACCGCAAAGGAATGTTGTAGAGGCTAGACACCAGAAGAAGCCTTATAATCGACCTCAGATGTCGTCACCAGGGTTGAAGTGTTTCCAGAGTCGGGGAGCACATTTAAAAAGAGACTGTCCCAGACTTGCTCGTAACGCAGGGAATAGTGGAGGGGGGCGAAAGTGCTTTGTGTGTGATCAACCCGGCCACTTTGCAGACAGGTGCCCTAATAAGAAGACAGTCGCAGAGCCACGACCATAG